In a single window of the Halobacteriovorax sp. HLS genome:
- the ftsY gene encoding signal recognition particle-docking protein FtsY, translating into MNSIINLLQSLYMSLGLTNTVNEGDVFGLGLVLTVLILALLQLGTTKSKVPSDKAVESERVDSPVIEQKADPVESKKEELAPVVEAVPTISWKDRLKKGLSKSSSEVWGKIGNIFTGKTLDDETLEEVEELLYGADIGPTIAAELIEALESESKKEGFGESEFKLFLKSFLSSKMSNVQNDVDTDLYQFDESKRGKTKVIMIVGVNGAGKTTTIGKLATKLTGQGAKVVVGACDTFRAAAVDQLQVWCERAGAQMIRAKEGANPSGVGYDALQQALNSGADYCILDTAGRLHTKGNLMEELTKSKEVLKKLDENAPHQTLLVIDAITGQNAIRQAEEFNNALSLNGLIFTKCDGSSKAGSAIGIVDKLKVPITYIGVGEHVEDLNIFNLDEYLNALLNLE; encoded by the coding sequence ATGAATAGTATTATAAACTTACTTCAATCTCTATATATGAGCCTTGGTCTAACTAATACTGTTAATGAAGGTGATGTCTTTGGCCTAGGACTTGTATTAACTGTCCTTATTCTTGCTCTTTTACAGCTAGGAACCACTAAGTCAAAAGTGCCAAGTGATAAAGCTGTTGAATCAGAGAGAGTTGATTCTCCAGTTATTGAACAAAAAGCTGATCCAGTAGAAAGCAAAAAAGAAGAGCTTGCTCCCGTTGTTGAAGCGGTCCCAACTATTAGTTGGAAAGATAGACTTAAGAAAGGACTGTCAAAGTCTAGCTCTGAGGTTTGGGGAAAAATTGGTAATATATTTACCGGAAAGACACTAGATGATGAAACTTTAGAGGAAGTCGAAGAGCTTCTTTATGGAGCAGATATTGGGCCAACTATTGCCGCAGAGCTTATTGAGGCCCTAGAGTCTGAGTCAAAAAAAGAAGGCTTTGGAGAGTCGGAATTTAAATTATTTTTGAAAAGCTTTCTTTCTTCGAAAATGAGTAATGTCCAAAACGATGTAGATACAGACCTTTATCAATTTGATGAAAGTAAGCGCGGCAAGACGAAAGTTATAATGATTGTAGGCGTCAATGGAGCAGGTAAGACAACTACAATTGGAAAGCTTGCCACAAAGCTGACTGGACAGGGTGCCAAGGTTGTTGTTGGTGCTTGTGATACGTTTAGGGCCGCAGCCGTTGATCAGTTACAGGTTTGGTGTGAGAGGGCCGGTGCCCAGATGATTCGCGCCAAAGAGGGTGCTAACCCAAGTGGAGTTGGATACGATGCGCTACAACAGGCCCTTAATTCTGGTGCAGATTACTGTATTTTAGATACAGCAGGAAGACTTCACACTAAGGGAAACCTTATGGAAGAGCTTACAAAGAGCAAGGAAGTCCTGAAGAAGCTGGATGAAAATGCTCCACATCAAACTCTCTTAGTGATTGATGCCATAACGGGTCAAAATGCAATCCGCCAGGCCGAAGAGTTTAATAATGCGCTTAGTCTGAATGGATTGATTTTTACAAAGTGTGATGGTTCTTCAAAAGCTGGTTCAGCAATTGGCATTGTGGATAAATTAAAAGTACCAATTACGTACATTGGCGTTGGTGAGCATGTTGAAGATTTAAATATTTTCAACCTAGATGAGTATTTAAATGCTCTTTTAAATCTTGAGTAA
- a CDS encoding NUDIX domain-containing protein — translation MIIPVSIIILVKDVSELGCKLWMQQRSENGPLNGLLEFPGGKIEDGELPISACKRELKEESQIDITHLEQFKIVSYEYKDRSVCLFVHFANGQELVPLNGDWFDFTFKSKSLAYKDRLPAVNYEIIDDLLDYLKKHLDAGFLEKIWVQK, via the coding sequence GTGATTATACCTGTTTCAATAATTATTCTTGTTAAAGATGTATCTGAGCTTGGCTGCAAGCTGTGGATGCAACAAAGAAGTGAAAATGGACCTCTAAATGGTCTTTTAGAGTTTCCTGGAGGAAAGATTGAGGATGGTGAACTTCCAATAAGTGCGTGTAAAAGAGAGCTTAAAGAAGAGTCACAGATTGATATTACTCATCTTGAGCAATTTAAGATTGTAAGCTATGAGTATAAAGATAGATCTGTGTGTCTGTTTGTCCACTTTGCTAATGGACAAGAATTAGTGCCACTTAATGGTGATTGGTTTGATTTTACTTTTAAGTCAAAAAGTTTAGCTTACAAAGATCGGTTGCCTGCGGTAAATTACGAGATAATTGATGATTTACTTGATTATTTAAAGAAGCATTTAGATGCTGGTTTCTTGGAGAAAATATGGGTGCAGAAATAG
- a CDS encoding 5-formyltetrahydrofolate cyclo-ligase has translation MKKSQLRKKIKQSLANIDNDLKILKEERCARHFISLLESLKFSSSKKVIGLFAPMSDEVNIISSLSEYKDRSAFPCVNDAGEMVFKMSSFQELENSRYFGVDILGPNKNALEVIPDLILVPGLAFGTKGERLGRGKGYYDKYLERKNILTIGLGLSDQIFSELPMSEHDCFMNWIVTDEEIIEI, from the coding sequence TTGAAAAAGTCACAGCTAAGAAAAAAGATTAAGCAGTCATTAGCAAATATTGATAATGATCTTAAAATATTAAAAGAAGAGCGCTGTGCTCGACATTTTATATCTCTTTTGGAATCCCTTAAATTCTCTTCCAGTAAAAAAGTAATTGGTTTATTTGCTCCGATGAGTGATGAAGTAAATATCATCTCGTCATTGAGTGAATACAAAGATAGATCGGCATTTCCTTGTGTCAATGATGCAGGAGAAATGGTTTTTAAAATGTCATCGTTTCAAGAGCTAGAGAATTCTAGATATTTTGGAGTTGATATCCTTGGTCCGAATAAGAACGCCTTGGAAGTTATACCTGATCTAATACTAGTACCTGGATTAGCTTTTGGCACCAAGGGGGAAAGATTAGGTCGTGGTAAGGGTTACTACGATAAGTATTTAGAAAGAAAAAATATTTTAACAATTGGTTTAGGCCTTAGTGATCAAATTTTTAGTGAGTTACCAATGAGCGAGCATGATTGCTTTATGAATTGGATAGTTACTGATGAAGAGATTATTGAGATTTAA
- the zapA gene encoding cell division protein ZapA yields MERIREDKEFEVLGYRIKFTPNEEEESVSALETVQFVRALAEQIRQKAPHLDNGQIATLTALQIANEKLSNERDFEANINKLHTTARDALQFIEEVSPSMM; encoded by the coding sequence ATGGAAAGAATAAGAGAAGATAAAGAATTCGAAGTATTAGGATATAGAATTAAGTTTACTCCTAATGAAGAGGAAGAGAGTGTTAGCGCTCTTGAAACTGTGCAATTTGTACGCGCTTTGGCGGAACAGATAAGACAGAAAGCTCCTCATCTAGATAATGGCCAAATTGCCACATTAACAGCACTACAGATTGCTAATGAAAAACTATCTAATGAGAGAGATTTTGAAGCGAATATAAATAAATTGCATACGACAGCTCGTGATGCACTTCAATTTATAGAAGAAGTTTCTCCCTCGATGATGTAA
- a CDS encoding amino acid--tRNA ligase-related protein yields the protein MHTQARKNKLLNLFKLQQYIRDFFLSEEFLDVLTPPMVENPGMETHIHPFRVHSARDKKNLDKYLHTSPEFHMKELLSEGFEKVFTISYCFRDEPNSTHHRAQFLMLEWYRTESFYTDIMSDVENLVKYCAQRFSKENPLIKNTLKNFTPIRMTIQELFLQELGIDILKYLDKDDLSTLIRTKFKNVPVPSEKEHHLLSWDDYYFLLFLNEVEPRLKNIPFILLYEFPHHLSALSTIKENEPRVCERFEVYCHGVELCNCFNELTDLAIQKQRFSEQAALKKELYDYSLPTPNEFYSTLDKGLPKASGIALGVERLLMAITQEENPFYF from the coding sequence ATGCATACGCAGGCCCGTAAAAACAAACTTTTAAATCTATTTAAACTTCAACAATATATAAGAGACTTCTTTCTAAGCGAAGAATTTCTCGATGTGTTAACACCTCCAATGGTTGAAAATCCTGGCATGGAGACTCATATCCACCCCTTTAGAGTTCACAGTGCTAGAGATAAGAAAAACTTGGACAAATACCTACACACTTCTCCAGAGTTTCATATGAAGGAATTATTAAGTGAGGGTTTTGAGAAAGTATTCACGATATCTTATTGCTTTAGAGATGAGCCAAACTCTACTCACCATAGAGCGCAATTTCTTATGTTGGAATGGTATAGAACAGAATCTTTTTACACTGACATAATGAGTGATGTCGAAAACCTTGTTAAGTATTGTGCACAACGATTTTCAAAAGAAAATCCTCTAATCAAAAATACTCTTAAAAACTTTACTCCTATTAGAATGACGATTCAGGAACTTTTTTTACAGGAGCTAGGAATCGATATTCTAAAATACTTGGATAAAGATGACCTTTCTACACTCATTCGTACAAAGTTTAAAAATGTTCCTGTTCCCAGTGAAAAAGAGCACCATCTTCTATCGTGGGATGATTACTACTTTTTACTTTTTTTAAATGAAGTTGAACCACGGCTAAAGAACATTCCATTCATACTACTTTATGAATTTCCACATCATTTAAGTGCTCTTTCTACTATTAAAGAGAATGAGCCTAGAGTATGTGAAAGATTTGAAGTTTACTGTCATGGTGTTGAATTATGTAATTGTTTTAATGAATTAACAGATCTTGCAATTCAAAAGCAGAGATTTTCTGAACAAGCCGCCTTAAAAAAAGAACTCTACGACTATTCTCTTCCAACACCAAATGAGTTCTACTCAACTTTGGATAAAGGCCTCCCTAAGGCCAGCGGAATAGCCTTAGGTGTTGAGCGACTACTTATGGCAATCACTCAAGAAGAAAACCCTTTTTACTTTTGA
- the rny gene encoding ribonuclease Y: MEVVLASVLFLIIGAGVGFVIRNAQATKEANERKAKGDEIIEEAKEKAKDIAYKARKEAKDIAREEKQNLDKEISARQREMKEQEKEVAQKEAKLDTKIENIDKEKARLADKEAEIEKARRAADEERGRFKAKQEEIAVKLSEVAKLTEEQAKEELLSIMEEDAKVDFSKRLVRLEEEAKDTAEEKAKRIVGIAIQRFAGEHVAEKTISTVELPSDDVKGRLIGREGRNIRAFEQICGVDLIIDDTPEVVVISSFNVVRREIARQTILKLISDGRIHPAKIEEFHDKSKAEMEKQLLSLGEKAQMEIGVHGIHPEILKLVGALNWRTSYTQNQYQHAIEAAFICGAMAAEMGMNVKQARRAGLLHDIGKVLDASAEGSHAVTGADFAKKFGESPDIVHAIRAHHDDEKPESVLAHIVAAGDALSGARPGARKAMMESYVSRLTDIEDIVNSFEGVSKSYAISGGREVRVIVENNSVSDEQTVMLSRDIAKKIEEEMSYPGTIKITVVRETKAIGVAK, from the coding sequence ATGGAAGTTGTTCTTGCATCCGTTCTTTTTCTGATTATTGGGGCTGGAGTTGGTTTTGTAATAAGAAACGCTCAAGCAACTAAAGAAGCGAATGAGAGAAAAGCAAAGGGTGATGAAATCATCGAAGAAGCGAAAGAAAAGGCAAAAGATATAGCTTATAAGGCTAGAAAAGAAGCTAAAGATATCGCTAGAGAAGAAAAGCAAAATCTAGATAAAGAAATCAGCGCTAGACAAAGAGAAATGAAAGAGCAAGAAAAAGAAGTTGCTCAAAAAGAAGCAAAGCTTGATACAAAAATCGAAAATATCGATAAAGAAAAAGCGCGTCTTGCTGATAAAGAAGCTGAGATTGAAAAGGCAAGAAGAGCGGCCGATGAAGAAAGAGGTCGTTTTAAGGCCAAGCAAGAAGAGATTGCTGTAAAGCTATCTGAAGTTGCTAAGCTTACTGAAGAGCAAGCTAAAGAAGAGCTTCTCTCTATTATGGAAGAAGATGCTAAAGTTGATTTCTCTAAACGATTAGTACGTTTAGAAGAAGAGGCGAAGGATACTGCGGAAGAGAAGGCTAAGAGAATTGTGGGAATTGCTATTCAAAGATTTGCTGGAGAGCATGTTGCTGAGAAAACAATATCTACAGTTGAACTTCCTTCTGATGATGTAAAAGGAAGGCTAATTGGTAGAGAAGGTCGTAATATTCGTGCCTTTGAGCAAATCTGTGGCGTTGATTTAATTATTGATGATACTCCTGAGGTTGTAGTTATTTCTTCTTTTAACGTTGTAAGAAGAGAAATTGCACGTCAAACAATTTTAAAGCTAATTTCAGATGGGCGTATTCACCCAGCGAAAATCGAAGAGTTCCATGATAAGTCAAAAGCTGAAATGGAAAAACAACTTCTATCTCTTGGTGAAAAAGCTCAAATGGAAATTGGAGTTCACGGAATTCACCCTGAAATTTTAAAGCTTGTAGGTGCTCTAAACTGGAGAACTTCATATACTCAAAACCAATATCAACATGCTATTGAAGCTGCATTTATTTGTGGAGCTATGGCCGCTGAAATGGGAATGAATGTAAAACAAGCAAGAAGAGCGGGACTATTACATGATATCGGTAAAGTTCTAGATGCTTCTGCAGAAGGATCTCACGCTGTAACTGGTGCTGACTTTGCGAAGAAATTTGGAGAGTCTCCAGATATTGTACATGCAATTAGAGCGCATCACGATGACGAAAAACCAGAGTCAGTTTTAGCTCATATTGTAGCAGCAGGTGACGCGCTTTCAGGAGCGAGACCAGGTGCTAGAAAAGCTATGATGGAGTCTTATGTATCTCGTCTTACTGATATTGAAGATATCGTAAATAGCTTTGAAGGTGTTTCTAAGTCGTACGCGATTTCTGGTGGTAGAGAAGTTAGGGTTATTGTTGAAAATAACTCTGTAAGCGATGAGCAAACTGTAATGCTCTCTAGAGATATCGCTAAGAAAATTGAAGAAGAAATGTCATATCCTGGAACAATTAAAATAACTGTTGTTCGTGAGACTAAGGCAATTGGTGTTGCAAAGTAA
- a CDS encoding tRNA-dihydrouridine synthase translates to MRKLPFKERSLLFAPMEGVTDEPYRIAIDRAFPEWDYLCTDFLRVPTVGKFSNEKILSHYGHKVLANSQLRKKTGFQILTSYRAQTEDTVKKIEAINEITHLDLNLGCPSKKVNAHKGGAYLLSEMKELREIIQIIRKNYSKTFTVKIRIGYKNTDKFFDSLKLFEDEGVDAITIHGRTRDELYRGIANWDYIKKAVQSVSIPVIGNGDVWTLRDIDRMFTQVGCDSIMLGRGALKTPWLATLYNQYRDNYDELDDDFLLEERKKYLQNYFDELEREYKKVQTKQVNVLNRFKSFSRYLFDDFQNGDAVRSSFQRAESLDHFKDLLYGI, encoded by the coding sequence ATGAGAAAGCTTCCTTTTAAAGAAAGATCCCTATTGTTTGCACCTATGGAAGGCGTTACCGACGAGCCTTATCGAATTGCCATTGATCGTGCTTTTCCTGAGTGGGATTACCTGTGTACGGATTTTCTTAGAGTACCGACAGTAGGAAAGTTTTCAAATGAAAAAATACTATCTCACTATGGCCATAAAGTTTTGGCCAACTCTCAGCTGAGAAAAAAGACAGGATTTCAAATTCTGACGAGCTATAGGGCCCAAACTGAAGACACTGTAAAAAAGATTGAAGCTATTAATGAAATAACTCACCTTGACCTCAACCTAGGTTGTCCATCTAAAAAAGTTAATGCTCATAAAGGTGGAGCCTACTTATTAAGTGAAATGAAAGAGCTCAGAGAGATCATTCAAATTATTAGAAAGAACTATTCTAAAACATTTACTGTAAAAATTAGAATTGGATATAAGAATACTGATAAGTTCTTTGACTCCTTAAAACTTTTTGAAGATGAAGGTGTCGATGCCATAACAATTCATGGACGAACTCGTGATGAGCTATATCGTGGAATAGCAAACTGGGACTACATAAAGAAGGCGGTCCAAAGTGTTTCAATTCCAGTCATAGGCAACGGTGATGTTTGGACATTAAGGGATATTGATAGAATGTTTACTCAAGTTGGATGCGACTCTATCATGCTTGGTAGAGGAGCTTTAAAAACACCTTGGTTAGCAACTTTATATAATCAGTATCGTGATAACTATGATGAGCTAGATGACGATTTCTTGCTTGAAGAAAGAAAGAAGTATTTACAAAATTATTTTGATGAACTTGAACGAGAATATAAGAAAGTGCAAACAAAGCAGGTTAATGTTCTTAATCGCTTTAAGTCTTTTTCAAGATACTTATTTGATGATTTTCAAAATGGCGATGCAGTCAGATCAAGCTTTCAAAGAGCAGAGTCGTTAGACCATTTTAAAGATCTACTCTACGGAATCTAG
- a CDS encoding M48 family metallopeptidase, protein MSTYEGKLFRGQVSKSEAIQIEIFEERLTLIGNNYKKDYAKSEYLCEAPMGKLPIRIELDDGAIVEVSSQVMAAEDLKTLVSQTSHFIYWIESNKYIVTILAILSILFLFLFVRFGAPFYSQKVADSLPPHVLADADDFILKKLDESELSKSNLSEQRKEEISKYFYKYGPSGIRIRFRKGNKLGANAFALAGNTMVFTDELVEKVDSTKLLLPIFFHELGHLEKRHLAASITSAISLNIFSLLLIGDMTGIAESMSNIAFTLVSLKLSRELEVEADLYAIDRLVENKISPKCFIKSFEFYVKEIEKYKDLKVDNSEALELFSTHPTIENRFNLINTKYKDSEACELN, encoded by the coding sequence ATGAGTACTTATGAGGGAAAGCTTTTTAGAGGACAAGTCTCTAAGAGTGAAGCTATTCAAATTGAAATCTTTGAAGAGCGATTAACACTCATTGGAAATAATTATAAGAAAGACTACGCCAAAAGTGAGTACCTATGTGAAGCTCCGATGGGAAAGCTGCCTATTAGAATAGAGCTTGATGATGGTGCTATTGTTGAAGTGTCTTCACAAGTGATGGCCGCAGAAGATTTAAAGACTTTGGTGAGTCAAACATCTCATTTTATCTATTGGATCGAATCTAACAAGTACATCGTTACAATTTTAGCCATTTTATCTATTTTATTCTTGTTCTTATTTGTTAGGTTTGGAGCTCCTTTTTATAGTCAAAAAGTAGCTGACTCTCTTCCTCCTCACGTACTTGCAGATGCTGATGACTTTATTCTAAAAAAACTAGACGAATCAGAACTTTCAAAAAGTAATTTGAGTGAACAAAGAAAAGAAGAAATTAGCAAGTACTTCTATAAGTATGGTCCTTCAGGAATACGCATTCGCTTTAGGAAAGGAAATAAGCTTGGAGCTAATGCTTTTGCTTTAGCGGGTAACACTATGGTCTTTACAGATGAACTTGTAGAAAAGGTAGATAGTACTAAGCTCTTATTACCTATATTTTTTCATGAATTAGGACATTTGGAAAAGAGACATTTAGCAGCATCTATAACATCAGCAATATCATTAAATATTTTTTCACTGTTATTAATAGGTGATATGACAGGGATTGCAGAGTCTATGAGTAATATTGCATTTACGCTAGTATCTTTAAAGTTATCAAGAGAGCTTGAGGTAGAAGCTGATTTGTATGCAATAGATAGACTTGTTGAAAATAAAATTAGTCCTAAGTGCTTTATAAAGTCATTTGAGTTTTATGTGAAAGAAATTGAAAAATACAAAGATTTAAAGGTCGATAATTCGGAAGCTTTAGAGTTGTTTAGTACGCATCCAACAATAGAAAATAGGTTTAACCTGATTAATACTAAATATAAAGATAGCGAAGCGTGTGAGTTAAATTAA
- a CDS encoding YjgN family protein, which produces MESTETLDESTRINEIEFERMTFDGDGVSFFKIWIVNLVLTIITLGIYGPWAKVRARKYLFNSTGFRGSRFDYHAKAKSILLGRIIALLIFGSYVISWAIHPVVAIFDALIVFLLVPFIIIKSLKFNVNNTSYNNIKFHLRAKVSEGYKLFIKYFSFPMIVSIGALIFLYLSGNLTNKGLKIDENDSFTSAVVGGLYLLNFLYLIIMSSSILNAYLNFFYNNIYYGGSKVVLDTSRKQVTKGVIIPFVLSSLVALSIPIGIAMLSGIGGAASLFIVLAAILLYFSFFYIFTKFPFLIFSFVWNRLSLEGGEMKNDLKHSTFAITVFVNAIVTAVTFGIFYPWTVIRMLRIKTESKSIKIGPLDDVQAVASDKESALGEELGDVLDFDFEIGL; this is translated from the coding sequence ATGGAATCTACAGAAACTTTGGATGAGAGTACTCGTATTAATGAAATTGAATTTGAGAGAATGACTTTTGATGGTGATGGTGTCTCATTCTTTAAAATATGGATTGTGAATTTAGTTCTTACAATTATCACTCTTGGTATTTATGGCCCATGGGCAAAGGTGAGAGCGAGAAAGTACCTATTTAACTCAACTGGGTTTCGAGGTTCTCGCTTTGATTATCATGCTAAAGCAAAGTCAATACTACTTGGTCGTATTATAGCTCTATTGATCTTTGGTAGTTACGTTATTTCTTGGGCCATACATCCTGTTGTTGCTATATTTGATGCTCTTATAGTCTTCCTTCTTGTTCCATTTATTATTATTAAGTCATTAAAATTTAATGTGAATAACACAAGTTATAACAATATAAAGTTCCATCTTAGGGCCAAGGTATCTGAAGGCTATAAGCTCTTTATAAAATACTTTTCCTTTCCAATGATCGTTTCAATTGGGGCATTAATTTTCTTATACCTATCAGGAAATTTAACAAACAAAGGTTTAAAGATTGATGAAAATGACAGTTTTACTTCAGCAGTTGTTGGAGGACTCTATCTATTAAACTTTTTATACTTAATCATAATGAGCTCTAGTATCTTAAATGCTTATTTAAATTTCTTTTATAATAATATTTACTATGGCGGATCAAAAGTAGTTCTAGATACTTCACGTAAACAAGTTACTAAGGGAGTAATAATACCATTCGTACTGAGTAGTCTTGTGGCCCTTTCAATACCTATAGGTATTGCCATGCTTTCTGGTATTGGGGGAGCAGCATCATTATTTATAGTTTTAGCAGCGATTCTACTCTATTTTTCTTTCTTTTATATTTTTACAAAGTTTCCATTTTTAATTTTCTCATTTGTTTGGAATAGACTCTCTTTAGAGGGAGGAGAAATGAAAAATGATTTGAAACACTCTACCTTTGCTATAACAGTTTTTGTTAATGCAATCGTAACTGCAGTCACATTCGGTATTTTCTATCCGTGGACTGTTATAAGAATGTTAAGAATAAAGACTGAATCCAAATCTATTAAAATAGGTCCTCTCGATGACGTACAAGCCGTTGCTTCAGATAAAGAAAGTGCGCTTGGGGAAGAATTAGGCGATGTTTTAGATTTTGATTTTGAAATTGGCCTATGA
- a CDS encoding sigma-54 dependent transcriptional regulator has product MSKKILNFLVLEDDDLARLNLVTHLKEYGLVRETNNSKEAIDLLSKEKFDIAWIDLDLETELAGLKVIQHATGSNAYAVVLSGREEDEYIEKAYELGCDDYLSKPFDKESLLLVLRKYRVLKSESKLRNFFSKKYITQNEKFIKSLQVINEIIGSDKPIFIKGETGTGKTLISKLIHEILFESMDKFIHLNCSEIPENLLESELFGYEKGAFSGAETSKKGKLELADGGTLFLDEIATMPISTQKKLLKAIDEKTFYPLGSEKERKSNFRLMSATCEDLEQMVKDGRFREDLYFRIEGFNVTLPNLVERKGDIPLLIKHLLGQGKRRIVLSSEVKNILENYSWPGNIRELKKVIEVLQSKCHGVISKEDLPIHISGIIQGSNGSDLDSQTEELSIREGVLTNKQLEFIRHNGLKAFMDAVEEDCVNTLFEENDQKVRQTLSVLKISNSSFYRITDRIKKAL; this is encoded by the coding sequence ATGAGTAAAAAAATACTTAACTTCCTTGTGCTAGAAGATGATGATCTCGCAAGACTCAACCTTGTTACTCACTTGAAAGAATATGGATTAGTTCGTGAAACTAATAATTCGAAAGAGGCAATAGATTTACTTTCTAAAGAAAAATTCGATATAGCGTGGATTGATTTAGATTTAGAGACTGAATTGGCAGGATTAAAAGTTATCCAACATGCGACTGGCAGTAATGCTTATGCTGTTGTTCTATCTGGAAGAGAGGAAGATGAGTATATTGAGAAGGCCTATGAGTTAGGTTGTGATGACTATCTTTCAAAACCATTTGATAAAGAATCTCTACTGCTTGTTTTGAGAAAATATAGGGTTTTAAAAAGTGAGAGTAAGCTTCGAAATTTTTTTTCCAAGAAGTATATAACTCAAAATGAGAAGTTTATAAAAAGCTTACAAGTAATTAATGAAATTATTGGTAGTGATAAACCAATATTTATTAAAGGTGAAACGGGAACAGGGAAAACTCTAATCTCTAAACTCATTCACGAAATTCTTTTTGAATCTATGGATAAGTTTATTCATTTAAATTGTTCTGAAATACCTGAAAATCTCTTAGAGTCTGAACTTTTTGGATATGAAAAAGGTGCTTTCTCTGGAGCAGAAACTTCTAAAAAGGGTAAGTTGGAACTGGCAGACGGTGGCACTTTATTTTTAGATGAAATTGCTACAATGCCGATCTCTACTCAAAAGAAACTATTAAAGGCCATTGATGAAAAAACGTTTTACCCTCTAGGAAGTGAGAAAGAGAGAAAGTCTAACTTTAGACTGATGAGTGCTACATGTGAAGACTTAGAGCAAATGGTCAAAGATGGACGTTTTAGAGAAGATTTGTACTTTCGAATTGAAGGATTCAATGTAACGCTACCTAATTTAGTTGAACGAAAAGGGGATATTCCTCTATTAATAAAACATTTACTTGGTCAGGGAAAGAGAAGAATTGTTCTCTCAAGTGAAGTTAAAAATATTTTGGAAAATTATAGCTGGCCAGGAAATATACGAGAATTAAAAAAAGTCATCGAGGTCTTGCAATCAAAGTGTCATGGAGTGATCTCAAAAGAGGACCTACCTATCCATATAAGTGGAATTATTCAAGGTTCTAATGGTTCCGATTTGGATTCTCAAACTGAGGAACTCTCAATTCGAGAAGGGGTTCTGACAAATAAGCAACTCGAATTTATAAGGCACAATGGGTTGAAAGCTTTTATGGATGCTGTAGAGGAAGATTGTGTAAATACTCTCTTTGAAGAGAATGATCAAAAAGTTAGGCAAACATTGAGTGTCCTGAAAATTTCGAATAGTTCATTTTATCGTATTACAGACAGAATCAAGAAGGCACTATGA